The bacterium genome contains the following window.
CCAACCAGTTGCCTTCTTTTTTGAGTTCCACAACTACCTCCTGCCGCACGTGATGACCGTGTCGTCCCCAACGGTGAGAGACAGCCCGCTGTGCGCCAGCGTGTCCTTGATGACTACGCGCCTTCCGACCAGAGCATCCTCCAGGCGGGGCACGCCGACAATCCGGCTGTCCTCCATGATGACCGAGTGCGACACGGTAGACTCGACGACGCACGCTCTGTCGCCAATCGACGTGAATGGGTCAATCCTTGAGTTGCAGATGCTCGCGCCCAAACCGATGATGACCGGGCCTCGGATCGTGGAGTTCTGGATAATGGCCCCGTTGCCAACGCGTACGCGGCCCCACAGCTTGCTCTTCTCATCTATGTGCGCCCCTGCGCTACCAGACTCCAGGAGGCTGTCCAGAACCGTGTCGTTCGCGAGCAGGAGGTCGTCCTTCTTGCCGGTGTCGAGCCACCACGATGTGACCATCGAGTAGCCGACCTTGCCGCCCATCTCGATCAGCTCCTCGATCGCATCGGTGATCTCCAGCTCGCCTCGCTTCGACGGCTTGATTCGATCGATCGCCTCGAAGATGCGCGCGCGGAACAAGTAGATCCCCACGAGAGCGAGATTCGAGATGCGCTCCTTCGGCTTCTCGATCAGCTGGACGATCCCGCCATCCTTGTTGAGGACAGCAACGCCATACGATGCCGGGTTCGAGACCTCCTTGAGCATGACCGCCGCGTCCACGCCCTTCTGCCATACAAACTCCTGGACCGGAGCAACGATCGACGTGCCGATCAGGTTGTCTCCAAGGTACATGCAGAAGTCGCTGTCGCCCAGAAACGGCTTCGCCACCAGAACCGCGTGGGCAAGCCCAGCAGGCTGCTCCTGGCGGATGAATGTGAACTTCACGCCCCACTTAGTTCCGTCCCCGAGCGCTTGCTGAATCTCAAGCCCGGTCTCGGGCGAGATGATCACCCCGATGTCCCTGACGCTCGCGCGCGCGAGGCTCTCGATGACGTAGAACAGGATCGGCTTGTTCGCCACGGGCACGAGCTGCTTCGCTCCGCTGTACGTGATCGGACGAAGTCGGGTTCCACAACCCCCCGCGAGGACGAGTCCCTTCACTTCGGCCCCACGCCGAGCCCCAAGCGCTCGCGGTTGTACTTTGCCTTGGCCTTCTCGCACCAGTCCAGGTGCTCCAGGTACCAGCGGACGGTGTGGCGTATGTCTTTCTCGAAGTCGCGCTTCGGCAACCACCCCGTATGCCTCCACAGCTTCGATGCTTCGATTGCGTAGCGAAAGTCGTGCCCCGGGCGATCCGTCACGAACCCGATCAGCCTGCGGTATCCGTTCTGGTTCTCTCGTAGCCAGCTGAGCGCGTCGCAGATCGAATGCACGACCTGTAGCGTGTTCCGCTCTTGGCTACTACCAATGTTGTAGACCTCCCCAGGCGTCCCATCGGTCGCCACACGTATGAGCGCTTCGCAGTGGTCGTCCACATGGATCCAGTCACGCACGTTCATGCCGTTGCCGTAGACCGGGATGGGCTTGCCCTCGATGGCGTTCAAGATCGTGAGCGGGATGAGCTTCTCGGGGAACTGGTAGGGGCCGTAGTTGTTCGAGCAGTGCGTGATGATCGTCGGCATCCCGTAGGTCTTGTTGTACGCGCGCACGAGGTGGTCCGACGCGGCCTTCGTCGCTGCGTAGGGTGAGTTGGGAGCATACGGGCTGTTCTCGGTGAACTTCGCGTCATCCATCCCAAGCGACCCGTAGACTTCATCGGTGGAGACGTGGATGAATCGGCACGAGCCTGAGCAGCCGCTGCCGCTGCTCCAGTAGTCCTTCACGGCGTTGAGCATCCTCGCTGTGCCCGCAACGTTGGTTGACACGAACGGCATGACCCCGTCGATGGATCGGTCC
Protein-coding sequences here:
- a CDS encoding glucose-1-phosphate thymidylyltransferase, giving the protein MKGLVLAGGCGTRLRPITYSGAKQLVPVANKPILFYVIESLARASVRDIGVIISPETGLEIQQALGDGTKWGVKFTFIRQEQPAGLAHAVLVAKPFLGDSDFCMYLGDNLIGTSIVAPVQEFVWQKGVDAAVMLKEVSNPASYGVAVLNKDGGIVQLIEKPKERISNLALVGIYLFRARIFEAIDRIKPSKRGELEITDAIEELIEMGGKVGYSMVTSWWLDTGKKDDLLLANDTVLDSLLESGSAGAHIDEKSKLWGRVRVGNGAIIQNSTIRGPVIIGLGASICNSRIDPFTSIGDRACVVESTVSHSVIMEDSRIVGVPRLEDALVGRRVVIKDTLAHSGLSLTVGDDTVITCGRR
- the rfbB gene encoding dTDP-glucose 4,6-dehydratase; the encoded protein is MSGEKRYVITGGAGFIGSNLVRMLLKEPEVSVYIIDALTYAGSMENLADVAEDPRFEFADLDIRTGNLYNEIAWFKPTVVFHLAAETHVDRSIDGVMPFVSTNVAGTARMLNAVKDYWSSGSGCSGSCRFIHVSTDEVYGSLGMDDAKFTENSPYAPNSPYAATKAASDHLVRAYNKTYGMPTIITHCSNNYGPYQFPEKLIPLTILNAIEGKPIPVYGNGMNVRDWIHVDDHCEALIRVATDGTPGEVYNIGSSQERNTLQVVHSICDALSWLRENQNGYRRLIGFVTDRPGHDFRYAIEASKLWRHTGWLPKRDFEKDIRHTVRWYLEHLDWCEKAKAKYNRERLGLGVGPK